One region of Halomicrobium sp. LC1Hm genomic DNA includes:
- a CDS encoding HVO_2922 family protein, with protein sequence MPEETIHESSETRSRNGIASYFRRLARRFARGEPAPADEEQTVTVSAPPEADLETEVEREGERLSLEIEVGWAEEAGAVDTDAAASKATFELYEDSAEEWRWRLVHDDGNVIADGGEGYSSAQKAEQGLESVRSNAPGANVIDQSKDEESQDGGSDATFELFEDSAGQWRWRLVHDNGNIIADGGQGYASKQKAKQGLHSVKQNVRGAEIEREE encoded by the coding sequence ATGCCAGAAGAGACCATCCACGAGTCCAGCGAGACGCGCAGTCGAAACGGTATCGCGTCGTACTTCCGGCGGCTCGCCCGCAGGTTCGCCAGGGGCGAGCCCGCACCGGCCGACGAGGAACAGACGGTGACGGTGTCGGCACCGCCGGAGGCCGACCTGGAGACCGAAGTCGAGCGGGAAGGCGAGCGACTGAGCCTCGAAATCGAGGTCGGCTGGGCCGAAGAAGCGGGGGCCGTCGACACCGACGCGGCCGCGAGCAAGGCGACGTTCGAGTTGTACGAGGACAGCGCCGAAGAGTGGCGCTGGCGGCTCGTCCACGACGACGGCAACGTCATCGCAGACGGGGGCGAGGGATACTCGTCGGCCCAGAAGGCAGAGCAGGGGTTAGAGAGCGTCCGCTCGAACGCACCGGGCGCGAACGTGATCGACCAGTCGAAAGACGAGGAGAGCCAGGACGGCGGGAGCGACGCGACCTTCGAGCTGTTCGAGGACAGCGCCGGCCAGTGGCGCTGGCGGCTCGTCCACGACAACGGGAACATCATCGCCGACGGCGGTCAGGGATACGCCTCGAAGCAGAAGGCAAAGCAGGGACTCCACAGCGTCAAGCAAAACGTCCGGGGTGCAGAGATCGAGCGCGAAGAGTAG
- a CDS encoding aryl-sulfate sulfotransferase encodes MFSDGLLASCRRIGTGLTDRVARARANATATDWLRFALLATICVLLAVVAVNVATSTSAEDTSLQRGTVTQPADNTTIVSVQGYTFEGSVNDKKPARLIAADERANTDWTYQSRQGSGAWFFDVDPLDNGNLLVVSPRSGETLIYELNPETRERVWERRFPFEDTHDADMLSEDELVIGHMRAWNETSEVSNDEVVVYNLTTDEITWRWRLREHFDNDTDGGMNADWSHLNDVDQVGEHRLLLSPRNFDQAIVVDRRSGEIVQRLGRDDDYSVLNEQHNPDYLVGENGTPTMLVADSGNDRVVEYAHLNGSWERTWEVGTNSLKWPRDADRLPNGNTLIVDSLNHRVIEVTPTGEIVWEYYATWGPYDAERLGTGDESNGPTIRQQNATGSYELSGSAGLRPGTGDNLDFPARLQATFSGTLLSGPANALAQLWGHYMPWFRPVWLSSWDAAFLVGAGLLAVSWGGGEAILRRKRLVGWLRRRLPF; translated from the coding sequence GTGTTCTCCGACGGCCTGCTCGCCTCCTGTCGACGGATCGGGACAGGACTGACCGATCGCGTCGCACGGGCGCGTGCGAACGCTACCGCCACCGACTGGCTCCGGTTCGCCCTGCTCGCGACGATCTGTGTGTTGCTCGCGGTCGTCGCGGTCAACGTAGCGACCTCCACGTCGGCCGAGGACACCTCCCTCCAGCGCGGGACGGTGACCCAGCCGGCCGACAACACGACGATCGTCAGCGTCCAGGGGTACACCTTCGAGGGCTCGGTCAACGACAAGAAGCCCGCTCGACTGATCGCGGCCGACGAGCGCGCGAACACGGACTGGACCTACCAGAGCCGACAGGGGTCCGGTGCCTGGTTCTTCGACGTCGATCCCCTCGACAATGGGAACCTGCTCGTCGTCTCGCCCCGCAGCGGCGAGACGCTGATCTACGAGCTAAATCCCGAGACCAGAGAGCGCGTCTGGGAACGGCGCTTCCCCTTCGAAGACACGCACGACGCCGACATGCTCAGCGAGGACGAACTCGTGATCGGCCACATGCGGGCCTGGAACGAGACCAGCGAGGTCAGCAACGACGAAGTGGTGGTCTACAACCTGACGACCGACGAGATCACCTGGCGCTGGCGGCTGCGCGAACACTTCGACAACGACACCGACGGCGGTATGAACGCCGACTGGAGCCACCTCAACGACGTGGACCAGGTCGGCGAGCATCGCTTGCTCCTGTCGCCGCGCAACTTCGATCAGGCGATCGTCGTCGACCGACGGTCCGGCGAGATCGTCCAGCGACTGGGTCGTGACGACGACTACTCGGTGCTCAACGAACAGCACAACCCCGACTACCTCGTCGGCGAGAACGGGACGCCGACGATGCTGGTCGCCGACAGCGGCAACGACCGCGTCGTCGAGTACGCCCACCTGAACGGCTCGTGGGAACGGACCTGGGAGGTCGGAACGAACTCGCTCAAGTGGCCACGAGACGCCGACCGACTCCCGAACGGCAACACGCTGATCGTCGACAGCCTCAACCACCGCGTGATCGAGGTCACGCCGACCGGCGAGATCGTCTGGGAGTACTACGCCACTTGGGGACCGTACGACGCCGAGCGACTGGGGACCGGCGACGAGTCCAACGGCCCGACGATCCGCCAGCAAAACGCCACCGGCAGCTACGAACTCTCCGGCAGCGCGGGCCTGCGTCCCGGGACCGGCGACAACCTCGACTTCCCGGCTCGACTCCAGGCGACGTTCTCGGGGACGCTGCTGTCCGGTCCCGCGAACGCCCTCGCACAGCTGTGGGGCCACTACATGCCGTGGTTCCGTCCGGTCTGGCTCTCCTCGTGGGACGCCGCGTTTCTCGTCGGCGCGGGCCTGCTCGCAGTGAGCTGGGGCGGCGGCGAAGCCATCCTGCGGCGCAAGCGACTCGTCGGCTGGCTCCGGCGGCGACTCCCGTTCTGA
- a CDS encoding sugar phosphate isomerase/epimerase has product MASAIQLYTLRDMDCSVPELLDHVAGAGFDGVEYAYRVPEADSEAVRTALDETGLAVPAAHVPVDALEDDLAATVEQYRSLRTERLVVPYLDSESFGTVERVRETARRLDGLADRLADHDYPLLYHNHDAEFADLDGRTAFDVLVEATDSVAFELDVGLATYAGVDAAAVIDSHADRIDLLHCTDTHVDAAEPAHAAFGTGDVDYDAVFDAAERAGIEWRIYENGSQDDPVGELDHAAERFLS; this is encoded by the coding sequence ATGGCCAGTGCCATCCAGCTGTACACGCTCCGAGACATGGACTGTTCCGTCCCCGAACTCCTCGATCACGTCGCCGGGGCCGGCTTCGACGGCGTCGAGTACGCCTACCGCGTCCCCGAGGCAGATTCCGAGGCCGTCCGGACGGCGCTCGACGAGACCGGCCTCGCGGTGCCGGCAGCACACGTCCCCGTCGACGCCCTCGAAGACGATCTGGCGGCGACGGTCGAGCAGTACCGCTCGCTCCGGACCGAACGGCTCGTGGTCCCCTATCTCGACAGCGAGTCGTTCGGCACCGTCGAGCGCGTCCGCGAGACGGCCCGCCGCCTCGACGGGCTCGCCGACCGGCTCGCGGACCACGACTACCCGCTCCTGTATCACAACCACGACGCCGAGTTCGCCGATCTCGACGGTCGGACGGCCTTCGACGTGCTCGTCGAGGCGACCGACAGCGTCGCCTTCGAACTCGACGTCGGGCTGGCGACCTACGCCGGCGTCGACGCGGCCGCGGTGATCGACAGCCACGCCGACCGGATCGACCTGCTGCACTGCACGGACACGCACGTCGACGCCGCGGAACCGGCACACGCCGCCTTCGGCACGGGTGACGTGGACTACGACGCCGTCTTCGACGCCGCCGAACGCGCCGGCATCGAGTGGCGCATCTACGAGAACGGATCACAGGACGACCCCGTCGGCGAACTCGACCACGCGGCCGAGCGCTTCCTGTCCTGA
- a CDS encoding winged helix-turn-helix domain-containing protein: MSRADDLQDCEDCLAPADAFAIVGEETRLSILEALWRLDEPAAFSEIRAEVGMTDSAQFNYHLGKLTDQFVRKTDDGYELRTAGERIVQAIFAGSFTQHPEREIEIDDPCVRCGATLSAHYVDEQLSITCPACGHGHGEYPFPPGGLHDRTDAEILSAFDQRVRHLHCLAKDGVCPECNGRMATTIGRGEDCCLGVSVRATHRCRQCAHELCSAVGLGLLDQSPVVSFYEDHGVDLAQTPYWRLDWCVDDHPVTVVDDDPWRLRVDVTRDGDRLAVVVDGDLEIVETRRDPATPAE, encoded by the coding sequence ATGAGCAGGGCAGACGACCTCCAGGACTGTGAGGACTGTCTCGCGCCGGCCGACGCCTTCGCGATCGTCGGCGAGGAGACGCGCCTCTCGATCCTCGAAGCGCTGTGGCGACTCGACGAGCCGGCCGCCTTCTCCGAGATCCGGGCGGAAGTCGGGATGACCGACAGCGCGCAGTTCAACTACCACCTCGGGAAGCTGACCGACCAGTTCGTCCGCAAGACCGACGACGGGTACGAGCTTCGGACCGCGGGCGAGCGGATCGTCCAGGCCATCTTCGCCGGCTCGTTCACCCAGCATCCGGAACGCGAGATCGAGATCGACGATCCGTGCGTCCGCTGTGGCGCGACCCTCTCGGCCCACTACGTCGACGAGCAGCTGTCGATCACCTGCCCGGCGTGTGGGCACGGCCACGGCGAGTATCCGTTCCCGCCGGGAGGACTCCACGATCGGACCGACGCGGAGATCCTGTCGGCGTTCGACCAGCGCGTGCGCCACCTCCACTGTCTCGCCAAGGACGGCGTCTGTCCGGAGTGTAACGGCCGGATGGCGACGACGATCGGACGCGGCGAGGACTGCTGTCTGGGCGTCTCGGTGCGGGCGACCCACCGCTGCCGGCAGTGTGCTCACGAACTCTGTTCGGCCGTCGGGCTGGGACTCCTCGACCAGTCGCCCGTCGTGAGCTTCTACGAGGACCACGGCGTCGACCTCGCGCAGACGCCCTACTGGCGACTCGACTGGTGTGTCGACGACCACCCGGTCACTGTCGTCGACGACGATCCTTGGCGGCTCCGCGTCGACGTGACTCGCGACGGCGACCGGCTCGCCGTCGTCGTCGACGGCGACCTCGAAATCGTCGAGACGCGCCGCGACCCGGCGACGCCCGCCGAGTGA
- a CDS encoding RNA-binding protein — protein MNVKSRHHLRADEIDAIEEAVVANLGVELDADTFEKVEFEDSDWDVVLVDGDPLVLYVDGEPFLTVEGLNAYPPEDHVVTVDSGAISFVSDGADVMRPGITEADDDIAAGDLVAINEESHGKFLAVGRAKASGDEMVGDSGKVVESIHHVGDDLFEFSV, from the coding sequence ATGAACGTCAAGTCGCGCCACCACCTCAGAGCCGACGAGATCGACGCCATCGAGGAGGCCGTGGTCGCGAACCTCGGCGTGGAACTGGACGCCGACACCTTCGAGAAAGTGGAGTTCGAGGACAGCGACTGGGACGTGGTGCTGGTCGACGGCGACCCGCTCGTGCTGTACGTCGACGGCGAGCCGTTCCTCACCGTCGAGGGACTCAACGCGTACCCGCCAGAAGACCACGTCGTCACCGTCGACAGCGGCGCGATCTCGTTCGTCTCTGACGGCGCAGACGTGATGCGACCCGGCATCACCGAGGCCGACGACGACATCGCCGCGGGCGATCTCGTCGCGATCAACGAGGAATCACACGGGAAGTTCCTCGCCGTCGGGCGTGCGAAGGCGAGCGGCGACGAGATGGTCGGCGACAGCGGGAAGGTCGTCGAGTCGATCCACCACGTGGGCGACGATCTCTTCGAGTTCTCCGTCTGA
- a CDS encoding helix-turn-helix transcriptional regulator has translation MKNEIDTYRERAGLSQGELATAVGVSRQTINAVERERYDPSLALAFKLAAYFECRVEALFEPDLEPVGE, from the coding sequence ATGAAAAACGAGATCGACACCTACCGGGAACGAGCGGGGTTGAGCCAGGGCGAACTGGCAACAGCCGTCGGTGTCTCACGACAGACGATCAACGCGGTCGAGCGAGAGCGGTACGATCCGTCGCTGGCGCTGGCGTTCAAGCTCGCCGCCTACTTCGAGTGCCGCGTCGAGGCGCTGTTCGAGCCCGACCTGGAGCCGGTCGGAGAGTGA
- the fer gene encoding ferredoxin Fer, whose amino-acid sequence MASPFEVLAVDPDASDEAIERAYRERVKETHPDHGGSLEAFQSVRAAYEQILSGEADGTERQRADDADSDDDGGSIHPRVEYLNYEVLDDHGWHADDDDLFEKAAGAGLDDIDYGSFRVYPRESVLEAAERNDFAWPFACRGGACANCAVVVLSGELTTRVDHVLPDEMVDRGFQLACNGIPTSDELQLLYNVKHMAELEELLLPPRPFEQAHSDD is encoded by the coding sequence GTGGCGTCCCCGTTCGAAGTTCTCGCCGTCGACCCGGACGCGAGCGACGAGGCAATCGAGCGCGCTTACAGGGAGCGGGTCAAAGAGACCCATCCCGACCACGGCGGCTCGCTGGAGGCCTTCCAGTCGGTGCGGGCCGCGTACGAGCAGATCCTGTCGGGCGAGGCCGACGGCACCGAACGACAGCGCGCCGACGACGCCGACAGCGACGACGACGGCGGCTCGATCCACCCGCGGGTGGAGTATCTCAACTACGAGGTACTGGACGATCACGGCTGGCACGCGGACGACGACGACCTCTTCGAGAAGGCGGCCGGGGCCGGGCTCGACGACATCGACTACGGGAGCTTCCGCGTCTACCCCCGCGAGTCGGTTCTGGAGGCCGCAGAGCGCAACGACTTCGCCTGGCCCTTCGCCTGCCGTGGCGGGGCGTGTGCCAACTGTGCGGTCGTCGTCCTGTCCGGAGAGCTGACGACCCGCGTCGATCACGTACTGCCCGACGAGATGGTCGACCGAGGCTTTCAGCTGGCCTGCAACGGGATCCCGACGAGCGACGAATTGCAACTGCTGTACAACGTCAAGCACATGGCCGAACTCGAAGAGCTGCTGTTGCCGCCACGACCCTTCGAACAGGCCCACTCCGACGACTGA
- a CDS encoding nitrite/sulfite reductase, whose amino-acid sequence MPTKVENWKDEVYGNEIRDHLMEFAEEGWDAIPEDEHDAWFERFKWWGLYHQRSGQESYFMMRIGTPNGVIEPGQLEVIAEVADKYARGPEENPEFGDAYCDWTTRQSIQLHWIKIEDIPEIFELLESVGLSTQQACGDSWRNIVGCPVAGKDKHEHIDAWPIAEDLHETFKGDDDYANLPRKWKVSVTGCDQGCGQGDINDLAYEPAEKDGELGFNVRVGGGLSRKEPRLARDIDVWVPPEKAAEIGHGMSALFREYGDRDDRFNARIKFLMDEWGPEKMRSVLQEEFVDFELPRAGEDMRDQYTYNAGGNEHGDHVGVHEQPDGNYYVGLNVLVGRMGVDDVYELAELAEEYGSGEVRLTQRQNVIVTDVDSDRLDAFLDEPLLEDYSPDPHPFMRGSIACTGTEFCSLSIVETKNRQVRYARWLKDNVELPEGVEDFHIHLSGCTASCAQPQIADISLRGMKTRKDGEPVEAFDIGLGGGLGENPHFADWVEMRVAADEVPGYIENLLDAFEAEREGDETFREFVADREEEALQSLADPEETGYDDPYLGNTKMTWYPYAEDSDMQSSPAPTDANDEPLPSDD is encoded by the coding sequence ATGCCGACGAAAGTCGAGAACTGGAAGGACGAGGTGTACGGGAACGAGATCCGTGACCACCTCATGGAGTTTGCCGAAGAGGGTTGGGACGCGATTCCAGAGGACGAACACGACGCCTGGTTCGAGCGCTTCAAGTGGTGGGGCCTGTACCACCAGCGCTCCGGGCAAGAGTCGTACTTCATGATGCGGATCGGGACACCCAACGGCGTCATCGAGCCCGGACAGCTGGAAGTGATCGCGGAGGTCGCCGACAAGTACGCCCGCGGCCCCGAGGAGAACCCGGAGTTCGGCGACGCCTACTGTGACTGGACGACCCGCCAGTCGATCCAGCTCCACTGGATCAAGATCGAGGACATTCCGGAGATCTTCGAACTGCTCGAATCTGTCGGTCTCTCGACCCAGCAGGCCTGTGGTGACTCCTGGCGGAACATCGTCGGCTGTCCCGTCGCCGGCAAGGACAAGCACGAACACATCGACGCCTGGCCGATCGCCGAAGACCTCCACGAGACGTTCAAGGGCGACGACGACTACGCGAACCTCCCGCGCAAGTGGAAGGTCTCGGTCACGGGCTGCGATCAGGGCTGTGGCCAGGGCGACATCAACGACCTCGCCTACGAGCCAGCCGAGAAGGACGGCGAACTCGGCTTCAACGTCCGCGTCGGCGGCGGCCTCTCACGAAAGGAGCCCCGCCTCGCCCGCGACATCGACGTGTGGGTCCCCCCGGAAAAGGCGGCCGAGATCGGTCACGGGATGTCCGCACTGTTCCGCGAGTACGGCGACCGCGACGACCGATTCAACGCCCGCATCAAGTTCCTCATGGACGAGTGGGGTCCCGAGAAGATGCGGTCGGTCCTCCAGGAGGAGTTCGTCGACTTCGAGCTTCCGCGGGCCGGCGAGGACATGCGCGACCAGTACACCTACAACGCCGGCGGCAACGAGCACGGCGACCACGTGGGCGTCCACGAACAGCCCGACGGCAACTACTACGTCGGCCTGAACGTCCTCGTCGGTCGGATGGGCGTCGACGACGTGTACGAACTGGCCGAACTCGCCGAGGAGTACGGTTCCGGCGAGGTCCGGCTGACCCAGCGCCAGAACGTCATCGTCACGGACGTCGACAGTGACCGCCTCGACGCGTTCCTCGACGAGCCGCTGCTGGAGGACTACTCGCCCGATCCCCACCCGTTCATGCGGGGCTCGATCGCCTGTACGGGGACGGAGTTTTGCTCGCTGTCGATCGTCGAGACCAAGAACCGACAGGTCCGCTACGCCCGCTGGCTCAAGGACAACGTCGAGCTTCCGGAGGGCGTCGAGGACTTCCACATCCACCTCTCGGGCTGTACGGCGTCCTGTGCCCAGCCCCAGATCGCCGACATCTCGCTGCGGGGTATGAAGACCCGCAAGGACGGCGAGCCGGTCGAGGCATTCGATATCGGCCTCGGCGGCGGCCTCGGGGAGAACCCCCACTTCGCCGACTGGGTCGAGATGCGCGTCGCCGCCGACGAAGTGCCGGGCTACATCGAGAACCTCCTCGACGCCTTCGAGGCCGAGCGCGAGGGCGACGAGACCTTCCGCGAGTTCGTCGCGGACCGCGAGGAGGAGGCCCTACAATCGCTGGCAGACCCCGAAGAGACCGGCTACGACGATCCGTACCTGGGCAACACGAAGATGACCTGGTACCCCTACGCCGAGGACAGCGACATGCAGTCCTCGCCGGCACCGACCGACGCCAACGACGAGCCGCTGCCGTCCGACGACTGA
- a CDS encoding DUF6360 family protein has protein sequence MVDRIMRVNAYTTFDLLEGHVEGHGFEEDAYAVLNVSTDTREDPDAVEVQLEMDNTEVDAVEPHADTVSLSPAEAREMAAELEKYASKVEASEE, from the coding sequence ATGGTCGATCGGATCATGCGGGTCAACGCGTACACGACCTTCGACCTGCTGGAAGGACACGTCGAGGGACACGGCTTCGAGGAAGACGCCTACGCCGTGTTGAACGTCAGTACGGACACGCGTGAGGACCCCGACGCCGTCGAGGTACAACTGGAGATGGACAACACCGAGGTCGACGCCGTCGAGCCCCACGCAGACACCGTGTCGCTGTCGCCGGCCGAGGCCCGCGAGATGGCCGCCGAGTTAGAGAAGTACGCCAGCAAGGTCGAAGCCAGCGAGGAGTAG
- a CDS encoding CPCC family cysteine-rich protein: MSTDSPGNPASRELGFCPCCGYRTLPEGHPGSYEVCPVCHWLDDPVQFGDAEYVSDTNHVSLSDARSNFEKHGACTPEAADQTKTPADAPRDPNWPYAEE, translated from the coding sequence ATGTCGACGGATTCGCCCGGAAACCCTGCCTCCCGCGAGCTGGGCTTTTGCCCGTGTTGTGGCTACCGGACGCTGCCGGAGGGCCACCCCGGTTCCTACGAGGTCTGTCCGGTGTGTCACTGGCTCGACGACCCCGTCCAGTTCGGCGACGCCGAGTACGTCAGCGACACCAACCACGTCTCGCTCAGCGACGCCCGCAGCAACTTCGAGAAACACGGTGCCTGTACGCCCGAGGCCGCAGACCAGACCAAAACGCCCGCCGACGCGCCACGTGACCCGAACTGGCCCTACGCCGAGGAGTGA
- a CDS encoding aldo/keto reductase gives MSHPTRTLPSGDELPTVGVGTWNIDGDTLRDSVRAGLDAGYTHVDTAEGYKNEDEIGDVLADYDREELFLTSKVLPKNLDYESVIASCEASLERLGTDYLDLYLVHWPNPAISLRETMNAMATLHDRGLIRNVGVSNFSAYQLSCAHHVSDVPIAVNQIEFHPYLQRPDLVDYCRETDTVIEAAAPLARTEIFDDPVVQELAETYDKSPAQIVLKWAVEQDVVVLPKSSSPEHVRQNGALFDWELAAEDRERLDDRDRDQPVYDHPARDWTGDTYGISQ, from the coding sequence ATGTCCCATCCAACGCGTACGCTCCCGAGCGGTGACGAGCTTCCGACCGTCGGCGTCGGCACCTGGAACATCGACGGCGACACGCTCCGTGATTCGGTCCGGGCCGGACTGGACGCGGGCTACACCCACGTCGACACCGCCGAGGGGTACAAAAACGAAGACGAGATCGGCGACGTGCTGGCCGACTACGACCGAGAGGAACTGTTTCTCACCTCGAAGGTCCTCCCCAAGAACCTCGACTACGAGTCGGTGATCGCCTCGTGTGAGGCCTCGCTGGAGCGACTCGGGACCGACTACCTCGATCTCTATCTCGTCCACTGGCCCAACCCCGCGATCTCGCTGCGCGAGACGATGAACGCGATGGCGACGCTGCACGACCGCGGACTGATCCGAAACGTCGGCGTCTCGAACTTCAGCGCCTACCAGCTCAGCTGTGCCCACCACGTCAGCGACGTTCCCATCGCGGTCAATCAGATCGAGTTCCACCCCTACCTCCAGCGACCCGACCTCGTCGACTACTGCCGCGAGACCGACACCGTGATCGAGGCCGCCGCCCCCCTCGCCCGGACGGAGATTTTCGACGACCCAGTGGTTCAGGAACTGGCCGAGACCTACGACAAGTCGCCGGCACAGATCGTCCTGAAGTGGGCCGTCGAACAGGACGTGGTCGTCCTCCCCAAATCGTCCTCGCCCGAACACGTCCGCCAAAACGGCGCGCTGTTCGACTGGGAGCTGGCCGCCGAGGACCGCGAGCGCCTCGACGACCGGGACCGCGACCAGCCCGTCTACGACCACCCCGCTCGCGACTGGACCGGCGACACGTACGGCATCTCCCAGTAA
- a CDS encoding type II toxin-antitoxin system RelE/ParE family toxin, translated as MASDDWTWKFTPQAVDQFDSMDPHVQDRIVSKLDEVVDSEWREPDDFLEPLTGGPFSKLRVGQYRLACTLDRSGSVLEVHRIEHRSGAYTADDD; from the coding sequence ATGGCGAGTGACGACTGGACGTGGAAGTTCACGCCACAGGCCGTCGACCAGTTCGATTCGATGGACCCGCACGTGCAGGATCGCATCGTCTCGAAACTCGACGAGGTAGTCGACTCCGAGTGGCGCGAACCGGACGACTTTCTGGAACCGCTCACCGGTGGGCCGTTCTCGAAACTCCGTGTCGGGCAGTATCGGCTCGCCTGTACGCTCGACCGGAGCGGGTCGGTGCTGGAAGTCCACCGCATCGAACACCGAAGCGGAGCCTACACCGCTGACGACGACTGA
- a CDS encoding ribbon-helix-helix domain-containing protein, with protein MSDADTSPGDDGPEMVQINLRLSQAFLDDIDTTWREQGFNSRSEFLRYAARDAVKHPEFSREGWKQVAASEHDLRSGDAELVSRAEVVELMDRDEDGE; from the coding sequence ATGTCCGATGCAGACACGAGCCCCGGAGACGACGGCCCGGAGATGGTCCAGATCAACCTCCGGCTCAGCCAGGCGTTCCTCGACGACATCGACACGACGTGGCGGGAACAGGGCTTCAATTCTCGAAGCGAGTTTCTTCGGTACGCTGCGCGCGACGCAGTGAAGCACCCGGAGTTCTCCCGCGAGGGCTGGAAACAGGTCGCCGCGAGCGAGCACGACCTGCGCTCGGGCGACGCCGAACTCGTCTCGCGTGCGGAAGTCGTCGAGCTGATGGATCGGGACGAGGATGGCGAGTGA
- a CDS encoding site-specific integrase — MNAIPPHEAKNRYLKDKSTDVTDSTLSNYRTTLNGFCDWLCDETGVKTLNTLSSDEIQQFKEWRLERVKTITLKTDMTCIKGFVHFCEHIDAVPDGMHQLVRVPKPSREDEVADSILTSDEATEILTYLDKHEYASLRHVVFSVLWKTGMRRSSLYGLDKRDFEDGANPYLRVRHRPESGTPLKNKSRGERDVRITDEVASVLRDYLRFNHPDGVDEHGRTPLLTSSHGKRCEPSTIQRNIYTVTRPCHYTGKCPMGRDLDECEATSYNTASKCPGSVSPHALRRGYVTESLNAGQPKDVTADRVDMSHEVMDKHYDKATKNEQMERREDFLVDV; from the coding sequence ATGAACGCAATCCCACCGCACGAAGCGAAGAACCGCTACCTGAAAGACAAATCCACCGACGTGACGGACTCGACGCTGTCGAACTACCGAACCACGCTGAACGGATTCTGTGATTGGCTATGCGATGAGACGGGAGTGAAGACGCTCAATACGCTGTCGAGCGACGAAATCCAGCAGTTCAAGGAGTGGCGTCTGGAGCGCGTGAAGACCATCACGCTCAAGACGGATATGACGTGTATCAAGGGGTTCGTCCACTTCTGCGAACACATCGACGCCGTCCCTGACGGGATGCACCAGTTGGTTCGTGTTCCGAAGCCGAGCCGCGAGGACGAGGTTGCAGATAGCATCTTGACGAGCGACGAAGCGACTGAGATTCTGACCTATCTCGATAAGCACGAGTACGCGAGCCTGCGTCACGTCGTCTTCTCCGTCCTGTGGAAGACCGGAATGAGGCGGAGTTCGCTGTACGGACTCGACAAGCGCGACTTCGAGGACGGCGCGAACCCATACCTCCGCGTTCGTCATCGACCAGAATCCGGAACGCCGCTCAAGAACAAGAGCCGAGGAGAGCGCGACGTTCGCATAACGGACGAGGTCGCCAGCGTGCTACGTGACTATCTCCGGTTCAACCATCCCGATGGTGTGGACGAACACGGGCGCACGCCGCTACTCACATCTTCTCACGGCAAGCGGTGTGAGCCTTCCACCATCCAGCGGAATATCTACACGGTGACGCGCCCCTGCCATTACACTGGGAAGTGTCCGATGGGGCGCGACCTCGATGAGTGCGAAGCGACCTCTTACAACACCGCGAGCAAGTGTCCCGGTTCGGTGAGTCCACACGCTCTCCGCAGGGGCTACGTCACGGAATCGTTGAACGCTGGTCAGCCAAAGGACGTGACGGCTGATAGGGTAGATATGTCGCACGAAGTGATGGACAAGCACTACGACAAGGCGACGAAGAACGAGCAGATGGAACGGCGGGAGGACTTTCTCGTGGACGTGTAG
- the rpsJ gene encoding 30S ribosomal protein S10: MSQQARVRLAGTSPEDLDDICGDVREIANKTGVELSGPVPLPTKTLEVPTRKSPDGEGTATWEHWEMRVHKRLIDIDADERALRQLMRIQVPNDVSIEIVLED; encoded by the coding sequence ATGTCCCAACAGGCACGCGTCCGGCTGGCAGGGACCAGCCCCGAAGACCTCGACGACATCTGCGGTGACGTTCGCGAGATCGCGAACAAGACCGGCGTCGAGCTCTCGGGCCCCGTCCCGCTGCCGACCAAGACGCTGGAAGTCCCCACCCGCAAGTCCCCCGACGGCGAAGGGACCGCGACGTGGGAACACTGGGAGATGCGCGTCCACAAGCGGCTCATCGACATCGACGCCGACGAACGAGCACTGCGCCAGCTCATGCGGATTCAGGTCCCGAACGACGTCTCCATCGAGATCGTTCTCGAGGACTGA